One Bombus pyrosoma isolate SC7728 linkage group LG9, ASM1482585v1, whole genome shotgun sequence genomic window carries:
- the LOC122570465 gene encoding MATH and LRR domain-containing protein PFE0570w-like: MFCGNEDEFEPRITPRPASKLDCFAVPCVPEVSLIFDKPISCKSTERAYFCSPSEESKGLRSKSTHSSPLNGSYAAWKEQNYLGKPLSSKVNDCIAPLKEQSNQNYISHSYLTEGNITNTLNESKRKNYALREDIYNSSHCKQKSSRENNDSPRKYNYERSEGNTLHIDKEQNTTIQCNNKIRHIDSLSAMSQVIKPRINADNYKVKEDEYSPLLYERQLAAHNSNQQKVMKNDSVPESNVQNVPTNPGTLQRNELQLPHYLGQQYPYFNMNAYPFPQLHSYPTNNTDNQETVKNLLQIINSQNEQIKSLQIQVDRLLKIQEENLKERKKCSCSFQLQTQGDQFHTNSNNVLGTSNYVTVPENTKRNVYRRDSPQDRKKENCSKNENINQNELILTDAQSKKAFMQQKVSIGVMTSFEFTVQNNPFTMDIENYEKKDGQQKQENLKMCNSVGSHDANESLRRYKNSFTRMPSAQLENIVEDSESYMSSSQQQSSNLNATTSTKDLEKQAYVDIRRETDTHRSESPKLCKNETTKSDETENRIKKHLENCTVKTRNYENIKTPMIQRNHVCVGTVGTEYTAQKSKKFIANTCTNIDQDKEADIQRDNSSVKTNNFVNNSRYHNDYQQEGQPFGLKQNSNCIEDSLILNSDDLKINERPFSPEPSIHVEMQEYSSDDDSENFKRSSKVGWTFYNDVLGQVNQLLQNSCIIDDQQQKQTKVNQNERDETDNRAVLDTVKVATLQQFKKFGISLSENSEAKELNNSNRMAFDLPFYPRLDYQTNMTQATSAVNETNTSMHMKALALKYLTDEQLAELAVQRQGASVNHLMVSNLQGTNMSFATMRYLQRYQLVPGKNNIQTEDINALQNEMSPKADLKVTNPRNSPKQRLPFSQTPRTTCPSKILDISALKQQPKLL; encoded by the exons ATGTTTTGCGGTAATGAAGATGAATTTGAACCGAGAATAACACCAAGACCTGCATCTAAACTTGAT tGTTTTGCAGTACCATGTGTGCCTGaagtttctttaatatttgacAAACCTATAAGTTGTAAGAGTACAGAACGTGCATATTTTTGTTCACCATCTGAGGAATCTAAAGGTTTAAGAAGTAAAAGTACTCATTCTTCTCCATTAAATGGATCATATGCAGCCTGGAAAGAACAGAACTATTTAGGGAAACCCCTATCTTCTAAAGTTAATGATTGTATAGCTCCTCTAAAAGAACAAtctaatcaaaattatatttcacacTCATATTTAACAGaaggtaatattacaaatacttTAAATGAATCCAAACGAAAGAACTATGCTTTAAGggaagatatttataattcttcaCACTGCAAGCAAAAATCAAGTAGAGAAAACAATGATTCTCctcgtaaatataattatgaaaggTCTGAAGGTAATACATTGCATATTgataaagaacaaaatacaACGATACaatgtaacaataaaataagacACATAGATTCTTTGTCTGCTATGTCACAAGTTATTAAGCCTCGTATAAATGCTGATAATTACAAAGTTAAAGAAGATGAATATTCTCCATTATTATATGAGAGACAATTAGCAGCTCATAATTCTAACCAACAAAAAGTGATGAAAAATGATTCAGTTCCAGAATcaaatgtacaaaatgtacCTACTAATCCAGGTACATTGCAACGAAATGAACTCCAATTACCACATTATTTAGGACAACAATATCCTTATTTTAACATGAATGCATATCCATTTCCTCAACTCCATTCTTATCCTACTAACAATACAGATAATCAGGAAACAgtaaagaatttattacaaattataaatagtcAAAACGAGCAAATTAAATCTTTACAGATACAAGTGGATAGATTGTTGAAAatacaagaagaaaatttaaaagaaagaaaaaaatgctcTTGTTCCTTTCAATTACAAACACAAGGTGATCAATTCCATACAAACTCTAATAATGTTTTAGGTACTTCTAATTATGTTACTGTGCCTGAAAACACAAAAAGAAATGTCTATCGGAGAGATTCTCCTcaagatagaaaaaaagagaattgtagcaaaaatgaaaatataaatcaaaatgaatTGATATTAACAGATGCACAATCAAAAAAAGCATTTATGCAACAGAAAGTTTCAATTGGTGTAATGACAAGTTTTGAATTCACTGTACAAAATAATCCTTTTACAAtggatattgaaaattatgaaaaaaaagatggtcaacaaaagcaagaaaatttaaagatgtgTAACAGTGTTGGTTCTCATGATGCTAATGAATCattaagaagatataaaaactCCTTTACTCGAATGCCTAGTGCACAATTAGAAAACATAGTTGAAGACTCAGAGAGTTACATGTCATCTAGTCAACAACAAAGTAGTAACTTAAATGCAACTACTTCTACAAAGGATTTAGAGAAACAAGCTTATGTAGATATTCGAAGAGAAACAGATACTCATAGATCTGAATCTccaaaattatgtaaaaatgaaacaacaaAATCAGATGAAActgaaaatagaataaaaaaacatttagaAAACTGTACAGTGAAAAcaagaaattacgaaaatataaaaacaccAATGATTCAAAGAAATCATGTATGTGTGGGTACTGTAGGTACTGAATATACTGCccaaaaaagtaaaaaatttatagcAAATACCTGTACTAATATAGATCAAGATAAGGAAGCAGATATACAACGAGATAATAGTTctgtaaaaacaaataattttgtaaataattctcGTTATCACAATGATTATCAACAAGAAGGGCAGCCTTTTGGATTGAAGCAAAATTCAAATTGCATTGAAGACAGTCTAATTTTAAACAGTGatgatttgaaaataaatgaaaggcCATTTAGTCCAGAACCTAGTATCCATGTTGAAATGCAGGAGTATTCTAGTGATGATGATagtgaaaattttaaacgcAGTTCAAAAGTGGGCTGGACATTTTACAATGATGTTCTTGGACAAGTAAATCAATTATTACAGAACTCTTGTATTATAGATGATCAACaacaaaaacaaacaaaagtaAATCAAAATGAACGAGATGAAACTGATAATAGAGCAGTATTAGATACTGTAAAAGTAGCTACATTAcagcaatttaaaaaatttggaattagTTTAAGTGAAAATTCAGAAGCTAAAGAATTGAACAACAGCAACAG aatggCATTTGACTTACCATTTTATCCGCGTTTGGATTATCAAACAAACATGACACAAGCTACAAGTGctgtaaatgaaacaaatacaaGTATGCATATGAAGGCATTAGCTTTAAAGTATCTAACTGACGAACAACTTGCTGAATTAGCAGTACAAAGGCAAGGTGCATCAGTTAATCATCTCATGGTTAGCAATTTACAAGGAACAAATATGTCTTTTGCCACAATGCGTTATTTACAAAGATATCAATTAGTTCcaggaaaaaataatattcaaacagaag ATATTAATGCACTACAAAATGAAATGTCTCCAAAGGCAGACTTAAAGGTTACAAATCCAAGAAATAGTCCAAAACAACGTCTTCCATTTAGTCAAACACCGCGAACAACCTGTCCCAGTAAGATATTAGACATTTCAGCTTTAAAACAGCAACCTAAActcttataa
- the LOC122570467 gene encoding protein unc-50 homolog isoform X1 produces MNVKLNQIEWNLTNNCRGSNSKMKYSTSPPVSRCNSPAPVETGSNLPMPVTYRQDCMGAATKCYKYLRKLLKFEQMDFEFALWQMIFLFISPQKVYRNFQSRKQTKSQFARDDPAFLVLLMCCLCISSIGFTIVLGLGFLQFIKLLFYMIFIDYLAAGLIVATVFWIITNRYLRIDKTQDVEWGYAFDIHLNAFFPPLIILHIVQLFLYNGLINYDTFSSRFVGNTIWLIAISYYIYITFLGYTSMEILHKTHIILSTLPIILLMYIMTLCAGINISHLVMEFYHYRVV; encoded by the exons ATGAATGTAAAATTGAATCAGATTGAATGGAATCTGACCAATAACTGTCGTGGTTCAA ATtccaaaatgaaatattccacATCACCACCAGTAAGTAGATGTAATTCACCAGCTCCAGTTGAAACAGGTTCAAATTTACCTATGCCAGTAACTTACAG GCAAGATTGTATGGGTGCAGCaacaaaatgttacaaatacctaaggaaattattaaaatttgaacaaatgGACTTTGAATTTGCATTATGGCaaatgatctttttatttatatcgccACAAaaagtatatagaaattttcaaagtagaAAAC AGACAAAGTCACAATTTGCAAGGGATGATCCTGCATTTTTGGTACTATTAATGTGTTGTCTATGTATATCTTCCATTGGTTTTACCATTGTTTTGGGATTAggatttcttcaatttataaagctactattttatatgatatttattgattatcTTGCAGCTGGCTTAATAGTAGCAACAGTATTTtg GATTATAACAAATCGTTATCTAAGAATTGACAAAACCCAAGATGTAGAATGGGGTTATGCATTTGACATACACTTAAATGCATTTTTTCCACCTTTAATCATACTTCATATCGTACAGTTGTTTTTGTATAATG GTCTTATAAACTATGATACATTTTCATCACGATTTGTTGGAAACACAATCTGGTTAATAGCTATTAGTtactatatttacataacatttttgGGTTACACAA GTATGGAAATACTTCACAAaacacatataatattatcaacattaccaataatattattaatgtatattatgACATTATGTGCAGGCATCAATATTAGTCATTTAGTTATggaattttatcattatcgAGTTGTTTGA
- the LOC122570467 gene encoding protein unc-50 homolog isoform X2, whose product MKYSTSPPVSRCNSPAPVETGSNLPMPVTYRQDCMGAATKCYKYLRKLLKFEQMDFEFALWQMIFLFISPQKVYRNFQSRKQTKSQFARDDPAFLVLLMCCLCISSIGFTIVLGLGFLQFIKLLFYMIFIDYLAAGLIVATVFWIITNRYLRIDKTQDVEWGYAFDIHLNAFFPPLIILHIVQLFLYNGLINYDTFSSRFVGNTIWLIAISYYIYITFLGYTSMEILHKTHIILSTLPIILLMYIMTLCAGINISHLVMEFYHYRVV is encoded by the exons atgaaatattccacATCACCACCAGTAAGTAGATGTAATTCACCAGCTCCAGTTGAAACAGGTTCAAATTTACCTATGCCAGTAACTTACAG GCAAGATTGTATGGGTGCAGCaacaaaatgttacaaatacctaaggaaattattaaaatttgaacaaatgGACTTTGAATTTGCATTATGGCaaatgatctttttatttatatcgccACAAaaagtatatagaaattttcaaagtagaAAAC AGACAAAGTCACAATTTGCAAGGGATGATCCTGCATTTTTGGTACTATTAATGTGTTGTCTATGTATATCTTCCATTGGTTTTACCATTGTTTTGGGATTAggatttcttcaatttataaagctactattttatatgatatttattgattatcTTGCAGCTGGCTTAATAGTAGCAACAGTATTTtg GATTATAACAAATCGTTATCTAAGAATTGACAAAACCCAAGATGTAGAATGGGGTTATGCATTTGACATACACTTAAATGCATTTTTTCCACCTTTAATCATACTTCATATCGTACAGTTGTTTTTGTATAATG GTCTTATAAACTATGATACATTTTCATCACGATTTGTTGGAAACACAATCTGGTTAATAGCTATTAGTtactatatttacataacatttttgGGTTACACAA GTATGGAAATACTTCACAAaacacatataatattatcaacattaccaataatattattaatgtatattatgACATTATGTGCAGGCATCAATATTAGTCATTTAGTTATggaattttatcattatcgAGTTGTTTGA